Proteins from a genomic interval of Alosa alosa isolate M-15738 ecotype Scorff River chromosome 8, AALO_Geno_1.1, whole genome shotgun sequence:
- the dcbld1 gene encoding discoidin, CUB and LCCL domain-containing protein 1 yields MYGNGKLYGIILIYSSLSRIVCGEKSDNACGHTIQGPDSGILSSQNYPGTYPNNSLCEWRISVPKGNSITIKFADLSIESRDCDSDYVRILQGSGRGEQVLALVLGPFCGDLKSAPSLLKSLHVEASEIRVQFRSGQHISGRGFLLSYATGNRKDLLTCLDKGNHFSDAKYSKYCPAGCRAVDGDVSGDISQGYRHTSVLCKAAVHAGVISNELGGDIVVEEQSGRSHYPAVWANGILSQDGSLSEKLFTFVTNDCKKRQVVLQPVALNASSGQRSGGVGDGPPAHWSPNDTDPAASSALWTPDSSHTGQPWLQLDLGEKRRITGILTAGSPSADHYVRSYKVEYKERNRWKAYTQNSSSEPTVLEGNVDSHQQTRSTLQPSIVARHVRLLPQAWNQRVAMRVELLGCPYVKSPPAVTVIVSENTVNSSSQVTLETLDTKPKPAGEEDRNTEHQPIDTSPLIDLVRLVIIIVAVAVLVLMLPLCVCVYKALHKRKSKESGYGSSEAQHTGCWKQIKQPFARHQSTEFTISYSSEKEPIQKLDLVTSAMAAEYQQPLMIGTGTVSRKGSTFRPMDTDAKEDGSDGPSHYDFLKTANQYALPLTNQEPEYATPIIERHAFRKEAFVPDPSYSVPGAVLSNTPSFKATENGVCRNKGGAAHVGGYQTPQAKVDRPNHSEGVYDSPKVRRPAALCAAAISNYQRPQAKASVLECYSTPRDCVRLGPPSPHRPDPEGSSDPPTQSGT; encoded by the exons ATGTACGGAAACGGCAAACTTTATGGAATTATCCTGATTTATTCCTCACTTTCCAGGATTGTATGTGGCGAGAAATCGG ATAACGCCTGTGGTCACACTATCCAAGGGCCGGACAGTGGGATCCTCTCGTCCCAGAACTACCCAGGCACCTACCCCAACAACTCCCTCTGTGAGTGGAGGATCAGCGTGCCCAAGGGCAACAgcatcaccatcaaatttgcAGATCTCAGCATCGAGTCCCGGGACTGTGACTCCGACTACGTCCGGATACTGCAGGGCTCCGGTAGGGGCGAGCAAG TTCTTGCCCTAGTGTTGGGTCCATTTTGCGGTGACCTGAAATCGGCCCCCTCACTGCTGAAGTCCCTCCACGTGGAGGCTAGTGAGATCCGGGTGCAGTTCCGCAGTGGACAGCACATCTCAGGCCGAGGATTCCTGCTGTCCTACGCCACAGGGAACCGCAAAG ATCTGCTTACATGTCTGGACAAAGGCAACCATTTCTCAGACGCTAAGTACAG CAAGTATTGTCCAGCTGGATGCAGAGCTGTGGATGGTGACGTGTCTGGGGACATCTCGCAGGGCTACAGACAT ACATCGGTGCTCTGTAAAGCAGCCGTCCATGCTGGGGTCATCTCGAATGAACTCGGAGGGGACATCGTTGTGGAGGAGCAGAGTGGCAGGAGCCACTACCCAGCGGTCTGGGCCAACGGGATCCTGTCCCAAGA cGGCTCTTTGTCTGAGAAACTCTTCACGTTCGTCACCAATG actgTAAGAAGAGGCAGGTGGTTCTGCAGCCGGTGGCGCTGAATGCCAGCTCTGGGCAGAGGAGTGGTGGTGTTGGGGACGGGCCGCCAGCTCACTGGTCCCCCAACGACACAGACCCTGCTGCCTCTAGTGCGCTGTGGACCCCTGACAGTAGCCACACTGGCCAACCGTGGCTACAGCTGGACctgggggagaagaggaggatcaCAG GAATCCTAACGGCAGGTTCCCCCTCCGCCGACCACTATGTGAGAAGCTACAAGGTGGAGTACAAGGAGAGGAACCGCTGGAAGGCGTACACGCAGAACAGCAGCTCTGAGCCCACG GTGTTGGAGGGGAACGTGGACAGCCACCAGCAGACGCGGAGCACCCTCCAGCCATCCATCGTGGCACGCCACGTGCGCCTGCTGCCCCAGGCCTGGAACCAGCGCGTGGCCATGAGGGTGGAGCTGCTGGGATGCCCATATGTGAAGAGCCCTCCTGCTG TGACGGTCATCGTGTCGGAGAACACAGTGAACTCATCCTCTCAGGTCACCCTGGAGACGCTGGACACCAAACCCAAACCTGCAGGGGAAGAAGACCGCAACACTGAACATCAGCCCATCGACACCTCTCCTCTGATCGACCTTG TGCGGTTGGTGATCATCATCGTGGCGGTAGCCGTGCTGGTCCTGATGCTGccgctgtgtgtctgtgtgtacaagGCCCTGCACAA gaGGAAGAGCAAGGAGAGTGGCTATGGATCCTCTGAAGCACAACATACAG GCTGCTGGAAGCAGATCAAGCAGCCGTTTGCACGGCACCAGTCCACTGAGTTCACCATCAGCTACAGTTCGGAGAAGGAGCCCATCCAGAAGCTGGACCTGGTCACCAGCGCCATGGCAG CGGAGTATCAGCAGCCCCTGATGATCGGCACGGGCACCGTCAGCAGGAAAGGCTCCACCTTCAGGCCCATGGACACAGACGCCAAAGAAGACGGCAGTGACGGGCCCTCGCACTACGACTTCCTGAAGACCGCCAACCAGTACGCCCTCCCCCTGACCAATCAGGAGCCGGAGTACGCCACGCCAATCATCGAGAGACACGCCTTCCGCAAGGAGGCCTTTGTGCCTGACCCCAGCTACAGTGTGCCGGGGGCGGTGCTCAGCAACACCCCGTCCTTCAAGGCCACGGAGAACGGGGTGTGCCGCAACAAGGGCGGGGCAGCTCACGTGGGGGGCTACCAGACCCCCCAGGCCAAAGTGGACCGGCCCAACCACTCGGAGGGGGTCTACGACAGCCCCAAAGTCCGGCGGCCCGCGGCGCTCTGTGCGGCGGCCATCTCGAACTACCAGAGGCCACAGGCCAAGGCCTCAGTGCTGGAGTGCTACTCCACCCCACGCGACTGTGTCCGACTGGGGCCGCCCTCCCCGCACCGGCCCGACCCCGAAGGCAGCTCGGACCCCCCCACGCAGAGCGGAACCTAA